One Suricata suricatta isolate VVHF042 chromosome X, meerkat_22Aug2017_6uvM2_HiC, whole genome shotgun sequence genomic region harbors:
- the MMGT1 gene encoding membrane magnesium transporter 1 isoform X2, with translation MAPSLWKGLVGVGLFALAHAAFSAAQHRSYMRLTEKEDESLPIDIVLQTLLAFAVTCYGIVHIAGEFKDMDATSELKNKTFDTLRNHPSFYVFNHRGRVLFRPSDTTNSSNQDALSSNTSLKLRKLESLRR, from the exons ATGGCGCCGTCGCTATGGAAGGGGCTGGTGGGCGTCGGCCTCTTCGCCCTAGCCCACGCGGCCTTTTCCGCGGCTCAGC ATCGTTCTTATATGCGATTaacagaaaaggaagatgaaTCACTGCCAATAGAT ATAGTTCTTCAGACACTTCTGGCCTTTGCGGTGACCTGTTATGGTATAGTTCATATTGCAGGGGAGTTTAAAGACATGGATGCCACTTCagaactaaaaaataa gacatTTGACACATTAAGGAATCACccatcattttatgtttttaatcatcGTGGTCGAGTGCTATTCCGGCCTTCAGATACAACAAACTCCTCAAATCAAGATGCGTTATCCTCTAATACATCATTGAAGCTACGAAAACTTGAATCACTGCGTCGTTAA
- the MMGT1 gene encoding membrane magnesium transporter 1 isoform X1, protein MAPSLWKGLVGVGLFALAHAAFSAAQHRSYMRLTEKEDESLPIDIVLQTLLAFAVTCYGIVHIAGEFKDMDATSELKNKLSLYGCISLGKKKGYSTITTHCSSYEESTKNLRQRARKEVKQNGIKTFDTLRNHPSFYVFNHRGRVLFRPSDTTNSSNQDALSSNTSLKLRKLESLRR, encoded by the exons ATGGCGCCGTCGCTATGGAAGGGGCTGGTGGGCGTCGGCCTCTTCGCCCTAGCCCACGCGGCCTTTTCCGCGGCTCAGC ATCGTTCTTATATGCGATTaacagaaaaggaagatgaaTCACTGCCAATAGAT ATAGTTCTTCAGACACTTCTGGCCTTTGCGGTGACCTGTTATGGTATAGTTCATATTGCAGGGGAGTTTAAAGACATGGATGCCACTTCagaactaaaaaataa ACTCTCTCTCTATGGATGTATCTCgctgggaaagaagaaaggatactCTACTATCACCACCCACTGTAGTTCTTACGAAGAGTCTACCAAGAATCTCAGGCAAAGGGCcaggaaagaagtaaaacagaatgGCATTAA gacatTTGACACATTAAGGAATCACccatcattttatgtttttaatcatcGTGGTCGAGTGCTATTCCGGCCTTCAGATACAACAAACTCCTCAAATCAAGATGCGTTATCCTCTAATACATCATTGAAGCTACGAAAACTTGAATCACTGCGTCGTTAA